A window of the Virgibacillus pantothenticus genome harbors these coding sequences:
- a CDS encoding manganese efflux pump MntP family protein has protein sequence MSGYIGEVTALLFLAFALGLDAFSVGLGLGMQRLRLKRIALIGMVVGLFHIIMPFLGILFGTMISKQIGSLTTLAGGLLLVGIGAQMFFSAFNYRVKKMIQPIGLGLYLLALSLSVDSFSVGLSLGISGVKTAIALMLFGLVSACLSWMGMLIGRKVEGFLGTYSELLGGSILIAFGLHVLFG, from the coding sequence ATGTCAGGATATATTGGTGAAGTGACAGCTTTATTGTTTTTAGCATTTGCGCTTGGACTTGATGCCTTCTCTGTCGGTTTAGGGCTTGGGATGCAACGTCTTCGATTAAAGCGAATTGCACTCATCGGTATGGTAGTAGGCTTATTTCATATTATAATGCCCTTTTTGGGCATTTTATTTGGGACAATGATATCAAAACAAATTGGAAGTTTAACCACCTTAGCCGGAGGATTATTACTTGTAGGTATTGGTGCGCAAATGTTTTTTTCAGCTTTTAACTATCGCGTAAAAAAAATGATTCAACCAATCGGGCTAGGTTTATATTTATTAGCTCTCAGTTTAAGCGTGGATAGCTTTTCTGTCGGATTAAGCTTAGGTATCTCAGGAGTAAAAACGGCTATTGCGCTTATGCTGTTTGGATTAGTTAGTGCTTGTCTTTCTTGGATGGGCATGCTTATTGGAAGGAAAGTGGAAGGCTTCTTAGGTACATATAGTGAGTTGTTAGGTGGAAGCATTTTGATTGCGTTTGGTTTACATGTGTTATTTGGATAA
- a CDS encoding low molecular weight protein arginine phosphatase: MKLLFVCTGNTCRSPMAEALVRHKIPEVEVQSAGIFAAENQQASPKAIEALKQKQMEIEHLSQPVTKELLNWADVVLTMTTQHKQSLIMTFPQFQEKYFTLKEYVLEADKEVWKELKQAYADYEEKRSIFIQKNQHKLDNSLLDQRIQEHLSEDIENIRRLEANLINYDISDPFGGDLRIYQGTLEELDKYIDLLRKKLTK; encoded by the coding sequence ATGAAATTGTTATTTGTTTGTACTGGTAATACGTGTCGTAGTCCAATGGCCGAAGCTTTAGTTAGACATAAAATACCAGAAGTAGAAGTACAATCTGCGGGTATTTTTGCAGCAGAGAACCAGCAAGCAAGTCCAAAAGCGATAGAAGCTTTGAAACAGAAACAAATGGAGATCGAACATCTATCCCAGCCGGTAACCAAGGAACTGCTGAATTGGGCTGACGTTGTTCTAACAATGACGACACAGCATAAGCAGTCACTTATCATGACTTTCCCGCAATTCCAAGAAAAATATTTTACGTTAAAGGAATATGTCTTAGAAGCCGATAAAGAAGTATGGAAAGAGTTGAAACAGGCATATGCAGATTATGAGGAAAAAAGATCAATATTTATCCAAAAAAATCAGCATAAATTGGATAATTCCCTTCTAGATCAACGAATTCAGGAGCATCTTTCGGAAGACATTGAAAATATTCGAAGGCTAGAAGCGAATTTAATCAATTATGATATTTCCGATCCTTTTGGCGGGGATTTACGAATCTATCAGGGGACGCTGGAGGAATTGGATAAATACATTGATCTGCTTAGAAAAAAACTTACAAAGTAG